Genomic window (Spiroplasma sabaudiense Ar-1343):
AAGAAATTTTAATAAACCATATCCACCACTATCAACAACTCCAACATCTTTTAAAGCTTGTAAAAGATTAGGGGTATTGTTAAGGGAAACTGTCGCAGCTTCAATAACTACATTTCAAAAATCTTTTTCTGAGATGCTGTCGTCTAATTTTTGAACAGCTTCACTAGTTTCTCTAATTACTGTCAAAATAGTTCCTTCAACTGGTTTCATTACAGCAGAATATGCAACTTCTTGAGCTTGAGAGAAACATTTTTTTCAGGTCGCTACATCTAAATCTTCTGCATTTTCCATTCCTTTTGAAAAACCTTTCATGATTTGAGAAAAGATAACTCCTGAGTTACCTCGAGCTCCCATTATTAAACCACGAGAAAATTTTTGCATTAATTGGCGAAAATCTTTAAATTCTGATTTGTTAATTTCTGAATAAGCATTTGTTAATGTTAAATTCATATTAGTTCCGGTATCCCCATCTGGTACAGGAAAGACATTTAATTTATCTATATATGGATAATTGTTATATAGATTATTTGCACCACTACTTATCATAGTTTTTAGCATTTTTACATTCTTCATTTTAATCACCTTAAGTTTCTCTAAATTAAAAATATTTTTTTCAAATTGAAAATTAAAAAGTTGTTATTTGGCTAAATCGTCAACAGCAACATCAACATAATAACTATTAGTGAAATTTGAGAGTTTTTCCAACTCATATTTAACACGAATTTGAACTTCAGTAACAACGTCTTTTATGTTGACACCATTCATTAGTATTATGTGAATTTTTAATCTATGTATTTTTTCGGTGATCGATATTTCAATAGCTTTATCAATCGAGGTTGTTGCGTTAACAACTCCGCTTTCCTTATCAACCTCTGCAAAAGACATTAATCCAGGAATTGTTATAACAGCCTCTCTGATAACTTTTAAAGTACCCTCATTCATCAAATTATTCATAAACTCACCACCAATTATATCAAAAAAAATTAAATGTGTTAAACTTTTAACAATATTTTTTTTGATTTATAAATATATATTACTACATTTTTAAATTATTTATAAAAAATTATTGTAATTATTTATCATATCTTGTATTATATATTAGTCGTGAGGTGAATAATATGGCAAGAAAAGATAGTTTGACCGGAAAAGGTCCTCTTTCAGGTAATAAAAGATCACATGCTTTAAATGCAACTAGAAGAAAATGAAATCTGAACCTTCAAAAAGTAAGGGTAATGGACGAAAAAGGAACTATGATTACATTAAAAGTTTCTGCTAGAACCTTAAGAACCTTGAAAAAAAACGAAAAAATCGTTTAATATGAGCCAACTTAAAAGGTTGGTTTTTTTATTAATAGAACTTGTTAAAAGATTAATTTTATTAAAAATCATAAAATAAGGATTTTCTTGTTATAATTATCAAGTAAATGCCCTCTTGGCGGAATTGGTAGACGCAGCAGACTCAAAATCTGCCGAGGTAACTTGTATCGGTTCGACTCCGATAGAGGGCACCATTTAATATGAATAAATAAATAAAAACTTCTTTTTTAAAAGAAGTTTTTATTTATTTAGTTAATATCATGCATATATCTTCATCACTTTCAATGGCACCATCAACATAAGGCACAAAGCAATTTGAAATTGCCGCGAGACTATATGGTTCTAAAGATAAATTTTTGGCTTCGTACTTTAAATTTTCAATATTAACTTTTGTTGGGCAATTTGCAACAAAAGAAATGTAAGTATAATCTTGATATTTTTCAAATGAAATAATATTTTTACCCTTTTTTAGTAATAAGATTAGACTTTTATCTGACAAGATGCGAACACCATATTTAAATGCAAAGTTCAGGCTAGCAAGATTCATATCGTGTCTTATCGTTGGATTGGCAAGATATAAAATATCAGAATATCCTTCTTTCATGGCTCACAAAATTGCAACTTCCCCATCTATTAAGTCTTTTTCGGGGTTCAAGATTTCTATTTTATTTGCTTTGGATTTTATGACTTCTAATTCCTCGCTACTTACATGGTCAAAATCTGCAATAGCTAAGTCAACTGGAATATTTTTGTTTATTAAATCAAAACAACCCCGTTCAACTCCAATGAAAAAAGCATTTTTGAAATTTTTTAGAGGGATTTGATTTTCATTTGTAACGATAATGGCATTTTTAGTTATCATCTTTTTTTAGTATCTCCAAACGTTCTTGAATGTCTTTTTGACCAAATAAGTAGCTACCAGCCACAATCATATCAACTCCTGCTTTTTTAACTAGTTCTGCAGTTTGTGAATTTATGCCTCCATCAACTTCAATTGTCAAAGATAATTTTTTTTCATTAATAATTTTTTTTAAGCATGAAATATTTGTTAAGGCGTTGCTTTCAAATTTTTGACCTCCAAAACCCGGGAAAACACTCATTACTAGAACATTGTCTAAAATTGATAAGTAGTCTTTAATTTCCTCAACTGTTTTATCCGGGTTAATCGCAAGACTAGCTTTAATTTTGTTATCTTTACAAATTTTTACAAATTCCTTAATTTCTAAGTCATTCAGTGCTTCAAAATGCATTGTCATCATTGCTGGCTTGCATTCAATAAATGGCATCAAAAAATCTATTAGCTTTGGCTGTTTATTTTTTATCATAAAATGAATGTCAATTTTTAAATCAATATTGCTAATAATATCTTTTAAAATTTTAGGACCAAAAGTTAAATTAGGTACAAAATCAAAATCCATTACATCATAGTGTATTCACTCGACTTTAAGTTCTTTTAATTGGGTTAGTTCGGTTTTTAAATCTCAAAAATTTGCACTTAAAACACTGGGAGCAATTATATATTTTTTCATTAAAATTTTTTTCTACTTTCTATTTTTTTGATTTCTTCTATCATTTTTAAATAATCATTGTAAATAAATTCGGGAAAATCTCGTAACTCAACACTTCTTTTTATAAAACATTGCGGCGATGATTCAATATGAAGGCAGTCCCTAAACTTACATTTTCCCAAATTATCTTTAAAAAATTGATAACTTTGAGATAGTTCGGTTTGTGAAACATTATCTAATTCAAATGACGAAAAACCCGGAGTGTCGCCAATGTAGCCATTGTTAACAAAAAAAAGTTCATTTTTGGTAGTTGTGTGTCGTCCGCGATTCAAAGCCTTCGAGATTTCTTGAGTTTTTTCAGAAAGTCCTGGTATTAAGTGGTTTAGTGTTGTTGACTTACCAGCGCCTGTTTGACCAGTAAAAACCGAGATTTTATTTTTTAAAATATTTTTAAAAGCTTCTCAATTATCATTGGTTTCAACTTTATTATTTATAAGAAAACTATCATAACCAAGTTTTTTATAACCTTGAATTTCTTTTAAAAATTCATGGTCATGTGGTATTAAATCTGTTTTAGTAAATGCGAGAATTGGCTTTATTTCCAAAATTTCGACAAAAGCTAAATACTTATTTAATATATAACTAGCAAAATCGGGATTTGAAACTGATGTAACTATTACAACTTGATCGATATTTGCGATTCTTGGGCGCTTTAGCTCGTTTCTTCGTTTTTGAATTCCTGTTATTGATCCCTTTTTGTTGACTCCATCAAGAATTTCAAAAAAAGCTAAATCTCCAACCGTTAATTTAATCTGTTGATGCCTTAATGATCCAATTGCCTTACACTCAAAAACTTCATTTTCAAATAAAACGTAGCAATATTCACTAACTATTTTTAAAATTAATCCTTGCAAATTTGAATCCAACTTCTTTCCCTCTTTATTATAAATTGATTTAGCAATTTTTAAATAAAAAAAACTAATTAGAAAAAATTAGTTTTAAACAAATAAAATAATTAAAACCAAACCTAAAATCAACATTAACATTACAACGCAGTATATTGCAATAAAATGAGGTTTTAAAAACCTTGGCATTCTGTCATAGTTATTCCCTATTTTTATAGATTTTTTAGCAGATTTTGAATTTTTTAGATTTACCACTCTTTTTGAGTTTCATGGCTTTGTTTTTTCTGTTGAATCATTTGAGATTTTTAATAATTCATCTCTAAAGGCTTGCATATTTTTGTACCTATCAACAGGATTTTTCTCAATTGATCTTAAAATTAAATTATTTAGAGC
Coding sequences:
- a CDS encoding thiamine diphosphokinase, encoding MITKNAIIVTNENQIPLKNFKNAFFIGVERGCFDLINKNIPVDLAIADFDHVSSEELEVIKSKANKIEILNPEKDLIDGEVAILWAMKEGYSDILYLANPTIRHDMNLASLNFAFKYGVRILSDKSLILLLKKGKNIISFEKYQDYTYISFVANCPTKVNIENLKYEAKNLSLEPYSLAAISNCFVPYVDGAIESDEDICMILTK
- a CDS encoding Asp23/Gls24 family envelope stress response protein; protein product: MNNLMNEGTLKVIREAVITIPGLMSFAEVDKESGVVNATTSIDKAIEISITEKIHRLKIHIILMNGVNIKDVVTEVQIRVKYELEKLSNFTNSYYVDVAVDDLAK
- the rsgA gene encoding ribosome small subunit-dependent GTPase A; translated protein: MDSNLQGLILKIVSEYCYVLFENEVFECKAIGSLRHQQIKLTVGDLAFFEILDGVNKKGSITGIQKRRNELKRPRIANIDQVVIVTSVSNPDFASYILNKYLAFVEILEIKPILAFTKTDLIPHDHEFLKEIQGYKKLGYDSFLINNKVETNDNWEAFKNILKNKISVFTGQTGAGKSTTLNHLIPGLSEKTQEISKALNRGRHTTTKNELFFVNNGYIGDTPGFSSFELDNVSQTELSQSYQFFKDNLGKCKFRDCLHIESSPQCFIKRSVELRDFPEFIYNDYLKMIEEIKKIESRKKF
- the rpe gene encoding ribulose-phosphate 3-epimerase, translated to MKKYIIAPSVLSANFWDLKTELTQLKELKVEWIHYDVMDFDFVPNLTFGPKILKDIISNIDLKIDIHFMIKNKQPKLIDFLMPFIECKPAMMTMHFEALNDLEIKEFVKICKDNKIKASLAINPDKTVEEIKDYLSILDNVLVMSVFPGFGGQKFESNALTNISCLKKIINEKKLSLTIEVDGGINSQTAELVKKAGVDMIVAGSYLFGQKDIQERLEILKKDDN
- the rpmB gene encoding 50S ribosomal protein L28 codes for the protein MARKDSLTGKGPLSGNKRSHALNATRRKWNLNLQKVRVMDEKGTMITLKVSARTLRTLKKNEKIV